One part of the Parabacteroides distasonis ATCC 8503 genome encodes these proteins:
- a CDS encoding anaerobic C4-dicarboxylate transporter family protein: MLLQLAFVLIAIIIGARIGGIGLGVLGGLGLGILTFGFGLQPTSPPIDVMLMIVAVIAAASCMQAAGGLDLMVKWAEKLLRKNPQRITILSPLVTYLFTFIAGTGHVAYSVLPVIAEVATETKIRPERPMAIAVIASQQAITASPISAATVALLSMLSGYNISLMNILMISVPCTLLGVLAGAIYSLKVGKELDQDPEYLKRVANHEFSTEHYEAKGVENQMKAALSVSIFVLATIAIVIFGSMESLRPVFTVGTEKVSMQMSHIIEVLMLTASAFILLFTKTDGIKAAQGSVFSAGMQAVVAIFGIAWMGDTFIAGNMTELKGSIEHIVTQMPWLFGLALFVMSILLFSQAATIRALLPLGIALGISPYMLIALFPAVNGYFFIPNYPTVVAAINFDRTGTTRIGKYILNHSFMMPGLIATGVSVGLGLLFIQFI, encoded by the coding sequence ATGTTGTTACAATTAGCTTTCGTTTTAATAGCCATTATTATAGGTGCCCGTATCGGTGGTATCGGATTAGGCGTGTTAGGAGGTCTCGGACTCGGTATACTCACCTTTGGATTCGGGCTCCAGCCCACTTCCCCTCCTATCGATGTCATGCTTATGATCGTTGCCGTAATAGCGGCGGCTAGTTGTATGCAAGCCGCTGGCGGACTTGATCTTATGGTTAAGTGGGCGGAAAAATTGCTTCGCAAGAATCCTCAACGAATCACGATATTAAGCCCGCTCGTCACCTATTTGTTTACCTTCATAGCCGGAACGGGGCATGTGGCTTATTCGGTCCTTCCGGTAATCGCCGAGGTCGCTACGGAAACGAAGATCCGTCCCGAACGTCCGATGGCGATCGCCGTGATCGCTTCCCAGCAGGCCATTACGGCCAGTCCGATATCGGCGGCTACGGTAGCTTTATTAAGTATGTTGTCCGGATACAATATCTCCTTGATGAATATCTTGATGATCTCTGTTCCTTGTACCTTATTAGGTGTGTTAGCGGGAGCGATCTACTCTTTAAAGGTCGGTAAAGAGCTAGATCAAGATCCGGAATACTTAAAGCGGGTGGCGAACCATGAGTTTAGCACGGAACATTATGAGGCGAAAGGCGTTGAAAACCAAATGAAAGCGGCCTTATCGGTCTCTATATTTGTTCTCGCTACGATAGCGATCGTTATTTTTGGTTCTATGGAGTCCCTACGTCCGGTCTTTACCGTCGGCACGGAAAAGGTCTCGATGCAGATGTCACATATTATTGAGGTATTAATGTTGACAGCCTCCGCTTTCATCTTATTATTTACAAAAACAGATGGTATCAAGGCCGCACAGGGTTCCGTTTTTTCCGCAGGTATGCAAGCGGTGGTAGCGATCTTCGGTATCGCTTGGATGGGAGATACATTTATCGCCGGCAATATGACTGAATTAAAGGGATCTATCGAGCATATAGTTACACAGATGCCTTGGTTATTCGGATTGGCCCTTTTCGTAATGTCCATTTTATTATTTAGCCAAGCGGCTACCATTCGTGCGTTATTGCCGCTAGGGATCGCATTGGGAATCTCACCCTATATGTTGATCGCTTTATTCCCCGCCGTAAACGGTTATTTCTTCATCCCAAACTACCCGACAGTCGTAGCCGCCATCAACTTCGATCGCACGGGCACGACCCGCATCGGTAAATACATCTTGAACCATTCTTTCATGATGCCGGGATTGATAGCGACCGGAGTTTCTGTTGGATTGGGGTTACTATTCATTCAATTCATATAA
- a CDS encoding thioredoxin domain-containing protein yields the protein MVVIDLTKDGFIANVGDFEANPKDWKYIGSRPCLIDFHAPWCGYCKRLSPILDEFAKEFDGKIYIYKVDVDQEEALETAFNIRTIPTLMFCPLDGPREMMIGTMGKLELKQLIQEKLLK from the coding sequence ATGGTAGTGATCGATTTAACGAAAGATGGTTTTATCGCCAATGTCGGTGATTTTGAGGCCAATCCCAAAGATTGGAAATATATAGGAAGTCGTCCTTGCCTCATAGATTTTCACGCTCCTTGGTGCGGTTATTGCAAACGCTTAAGCCCGATATTGGATGAGTTTGCCAAAGAATTTGATGGGAAGATTTATATTTATAAGGTGGATGTAGATCAAGAGGAGGCACTCGAGACAGCCTTTAATATCCGAACGATTCCCACTTTGATGTTTTGCCCGCTAGACGGCCCCCGTGAGATGATGATCGGCACGATGGGAAAACTGGAGTTAAAGCAGTTGATTCAGGAAAAATTGTTGAAGTAA
- the ilvA gene encoding threonine ammonia-lyase, translated as MLTLDKIYQASYALKTVIRRTDLISAPNINPESHIFLKPENLQVTGSFKVRGACFKIAQLTEEEKSHGVVACSAGNHAQGVALAATAHGIKSLICLPDNAPISKVEATKSYGADVCLVEGVYDDAYNKALQLKDEKGYTFIHPFDDEDVIAGQGTIGLELLEQLPEVEAVIIPIGGGGLISGVAYAIKNLNPDIRVYGVQAKGAPSMLNSIEHGKIERLEGVRTIADGIAVKEPGIHTFDLCQQYVDEIVSVTDDEISTAILALIEQHKLIAEGAGAVAVAAAMFNKVPIKGKKVICLISGGNIDVNILSRVIGRGLQKSGRSCSMTIELVDKPGQLQHVSEIIASTGANVVSVYHERVSHTADINGCYLRLEMETRNQQQINEIRQLLTVSGYKIVEG; from the coding sequence ATGCTCACACTCGATAAAATTTATCAGGCATCATATGCCTTGAAGACAGTCATCAGACGCACTGATTTAATCAGCGCTCCCAATATCAATCCGGAATCCCATATTTTTCTAAAACCAGAGAACTTACAAGTAACCGGATCGTTTAAAGTGCGCGGCGCTTGTTTCAAGATCGCCCAGCTTACGGAAGAAGAGAAATCGCATGGCGTAGTGGCTTGCTCGGCGGGAAACCATGCCCAAGGTGTGGCATTAGCGGCTACCGCTCATGGTATCAAGTCCTTAATCTGCTTGCCCGATAACGCTCCTATCTCTAAAGTCGAGGCTACTAAATCTTATGGGGCAGATGTATGCCTTGTCGAAGGTGTTTACGATGACGCCTATAACAAGGCTTTACAATTGAAGGATGAGAAAGGATACACATTTATCCATCCGTTTGATGATGAGGATGTGATCGCCGGACAAGGGACCATCGGTTTGGAGTTATTGGAACAACTCCCGGAAGTAGAGGCTGTAATCATTCCGATCGGAGGGGGTGGGCTGATCTCCGGAGTCGCCTATGCCATCAAGAACTTGAACCCGGATATCAGAGTTTACGGAGTGCAAGCCAAAGGAGCGCCCAGCATGTTAAACTCTATCGAGCATGGGAAAATCGAACGCCTCGAAGGTGTCCGTACCATAGCCGACGGTATCGCCGTAAAAGAACCGGGAATACATACTTTCGATCTTTGCCAGCAATATGTGGACGAGATCGTATCCGTGACAGACGATGAGATTTCCACCGCTATCCTCGCGTTGATCGAGCAACATAAATTAATCGCCGAAGGGGCGGGTGCCGTAGCCGTGGCCGCCGCCATGTTTAATAAAGTACCCATCAAAGGGAAAAAAGTAATCTGTTTGATTTCCGGCGGAAATATCGACGTGAATATCCTTTCCCGGGTAATCGGACGTGGTTTGCAAAAATCCGGCCGCTCTTGTTCCATGACGATCGAATTGGTAGACAAACCCGGACAATTACAGCACGTATCTGAAATCATTGCCTCTACCGGCGCTAACGTAGTATCCGTATATCACGAGCGTGTCAGCCATACGGCTGATATCAATGGCTGTTATCTGCGGTTGGAGATGGAAACAAGAAATCAACAGCAAATTAATGAGATCCGGCAATTACTCACCGTTTCGGGATATAAGATAGTGGAAGGATAA
- a CDS encoding winged helix-turn-helix domain-containing protein — protein sequence MFKELDPLLHSQLRLAVMSILLSVEEAEFVYIKEKTNATAGNLSVQLDKLNEAGYIEIEKGFAGKKPRTVCRITDKGRLAMEEYVNTLRQYINI from the coding sequence ATGTTTAAAGAATTAGATCCTTTATTGCATTCCCAACTCCGGCTAGCGGTGATGTCCATTTTACTATCGGTGGAGGAGGCGGAGTTTGTCTATATCAAGGAGAAGACGAACGCTACGGCGGGAAATCTCAGCGTCCAGTTGGACAAACTTAATGAAGCTGGTTATATCGAGATCGAGAAGGGGTTTGCCGGGAAGAAGCCCCGAACGGTTTGCCGGATCACAGACAAAGGACGCTTGGCGATGGAGGAGTATGTGAATACATTAAGACAATATATTAATATTTAG
- a CDS encoding outer membrane beta-barrel family protein has translation MVRFLLLSLWILAIGGGSAQKISGQTVYKAHVSDAEGNAVEYATAVLLSGEKQVGGAVANSDGDFSMEAEAGKYRLVVQCLGYEPLRKELILPIKRRDSLILDLSNHVLREVVVRAKNIERKADRFIMSVMPSAGKDGTELLSQAPGVWLSDGTISINGAQGAKVFVDDREIRLTGEELLAYLRSLKSEDIKRIEVIPIAGVEYEASTKGGVIKISLRRRPDNGMQGYVSLGTSLSPSLQGYIPSASVNARVGKWSLNGAVSGTFTPRDKGEMNSNREYGTVGNKFVSQSLYDTDSKYGNGRVGAIFEIDSLNSVGAEIEYINQASDGTSWSQTDLVKNSYPMKSTGNYRQKDDYNTFSATVNYLRKMDERGSIFKVIADFVNKRSTGDNLHTIRYEQSNWSRDTVYRSHAAADYDMATTDISFQKNLREKMSLKIGAKYTYTLMDDHSLYEGLNSSGSWIPNEEYGYTLRYNENIVGAYASFSAEIKNWSFVAGVRAEYSKTSDRSEDFSRDYLDLFPNLNVTYAFDPIKRWMLVGQYARNIERPPFYTLNPNRIQSSDYSYQIGNPYLRPTYINRFSVTLVYNYRYTVTVGGNLHHDLIREFCKQDVVNPDVSYITYENHDRENHWFVAVSLPYQPFTWCNLTGNFIGVRQDIRMTELSSFSSHYLGFANAIATFTLPAGFTVEARYSGTSRLYSGNSEVAPRHTVGVMARKKLLNDKLLLAVSVDNIFNQANEYASTLDVYRTSSRYENGLTGRVFKVALTWNFNSGKKVRKSKIEIGSERSRLNEK, from the coding sequence ATGGTACGGTTTTTACTGCTATCGCTTTGGATTTTGGCGATAGGCGGGGGTAGTGCTCAAAAGATCTCGGGACAAACGGTTTATAAAGCCCATGTTTCCGATGCGGAGGGAAATGCCGTGGAATATGCGACCGCTGTGCTTTTATCGGGAGAAAAACAGGTAGGGGGTGCCGTGGCCAATAGTGATGGCGATTTTAGCATGGAGGCGGAGGCTGGGAAGTATAGGCTTGTTGTTCAATGTCTCGGATACGAGCCTTTACGGAAAGAGCTGATCTTACCGATAAAACGGCGGGATTCCTTGATTCTAGATCTATCGAACCATGTTCTGAGGGAAGTCGTTGTTCGAGCGAAGAATATTGAGCGGAAGGCAGACCGCTTTATCATGTCGGTCATGCCATCTGCCGGAAAGGATGGTACGGAATTATTATCGCAGGCACCGGGTGTGTGGCTCTCGGATGGAACGATCTCGATTAATGGGGCGCAAGGGGCGAAGGTGTTTGTGGATGACCGTGAGATTCGTTTAACGGGAGAGGAGCTACTGGCTTATTTGCGGTCTTTGAAATCGGAGGATATAAAAAGGATTGAGGTAATACCGATCGCGGGAGTTGAGTATGAGGCCTCAACTAAGGGTGGAGTGATCAAGATCTCATTGCGGCGACGTCCGGATAACGGTATGCAAGGATATGTATCTTTAGGTACGTCATTGTCTCCATCTTTACAAGGGTATATTCCATCGGCGTCCGTAAATGCACGTGTCGGGAAATGGAGCTTGAATGGAGCGGTATCGGGTACTTTTACTCCCCGGGATAAAGGAGAGATGAACTCCAACAGGGAATACGGAACGGTGGGGAATAAGTTTGTGTCTCAATCTTTGTATGATACGGATTCCAAATATGGGAATGGACGTGTCGGGGCTATTTTCGAGATCGATTCGCTGAATAGTGTCGGAGCTGAGATCGAATATATCAATCAAGCTTCGGACGGAACATCTTGGAGTCAAACGGATTTAGTAAAGAACTCTTATCCTATGAAGAGTACGGGGAATTATCGACAGAAGGATGATTATAACACGTTTTCCGCTACGGTCAATTACTTACGTAAAATGGATGAACGAGGCTCGATATTTAAGGTCATAGCCGATTTCGTAAATAAGCGATCAACCGGGGATAATCTCCATACGATCCGTTATGAACAATCTAATTGGAGCCGTGATACGGTTTACCGGAGTCATGCGGCGGCGGATTATGATATGGCGACAACCGATATTTCTTTCCAAAAGAATTTGCGTGAAAAAATGTCTTTGAAAATCGGGGCTAAATATACCTATACGTTGATGGATGATCATTCCTTGTACGAGGGTTTAAACTCTAGTGGGAGTTGGATTCCTAATGAGGAATATGGATATACCTTGAGATATAATGAAAACATTGTAGGAGCTTACGCCTCTTTCTCTGCGGAGATCAAGAACTGGTCGTTCGTTGCGGGGGTACGTGCGGAATATTCCAAGACGTCGGATAGAAGTGAGGATTTTAGTCGGGATTATCTGGATCTTTTTCCGAACTTGAACGTGACCTATGCGTTCGATCCCATCAAGAGGTGGATGCTGGTAGGGCAATATGCTCGTAATATCGAACGTCCTCCGTTCTATACCTTGAATCCGAATCGTATACAGAGTTCGGACTATAGCTACCAGATCGGGAATCCTTATCTGCGTCCTACTTATATCAATCGTTTCAGTGTAACGTTGGTTTATAATTATCGTTATACGGTGACTGTAGGAGGAAACTTGCACCACGACTTGATCCGGGAGTTCTGTAAACAAGATGTGGTGAATCCCGATGTATCCTATATCACGTATGAAAATCACGATCGGGAAAACCATTGGTTTGTAGCGGTCAGCTTGCCGTATCAACCCTTTACTTGGTGTAACTTGACAGGGAATTTCATAGGCGTACGGCAGGATATCCGGATGACGGAATTGTCTTCTTTTTCGTCTCATTATTTAGGGTTTGCCAATGCGATCGCTACCTTTACGTTGCCGGCAGGTTTTACGGTGGAGGCCCGGTATAGTGGAACGAGCCGGCTATATTCCGGTAATAGCGAGGTCGCCCCCCGGCATACGGTTGGAGTAATGGCGAGAAAGAAACTATTGAATGATAAGCTATTGTTGGCAGTTTCAGTCGATAATATCTTTAACCAAGCCAATGAGTACGCCAGTACGTTGGATGTTTATCGAACATCATCCCGTTATGAAAACGGACTTACTGGAAGGGTCTTTAAGGTTGCGTTGACATGGAATTTCAATAGCGGAAAGAAAGTAAGGAAGAGTAAGATTGAGATAGGTTCCGAACGGAGTCGCCTGAATGAAAAATAA